ATTTTGCGCTGTTATTACGTGTTGCTTTTGGTTGTTCATAAAGCTCAATTTTGCCATCTGGAAACTCGAAAGGATCGTGATTGCTCGAACTAAATACGAGGCTAAAGAATGGTTTCCCTTCATTCTGTAATTGGGTAAAGGTTTCGTTCGCTTTATCAAATAGATCCTCATCACTCACCCCCCAAGTCGCAGTAAATTTCGGATTTTGGTAATCTTTCTGATCGATAATGGTTTGGAAACCATTGCCATAGAAAAAGCTTGCCATGTTATCAAAGTGTTTTTCACCGCCATAAATAAAGGACGTGTTATAACCTTGTTTGGCGAGTAAATCTGCAATGGTAAAGAAACCACTTTGACTGTTATTTAATTTCACCACTGCACGTGCTGGAGTGGGGGTGAAACCTGCAGTCGTAGCTTCAATACCTCGCACAGAACGAGTTCCTGTAGCATAGAGATTTTCAAATAACCAGCCTTCTTTGGCTAACTTATCAAATTCAGGTGAAAGTGGTTTTCCGCCTAACGTACCCACAAATTGCGCCCCAAAACTTTCTTCCAAAATAATGACGATATTTTTCGGTTTACCTTGGTAAGTGGCTTGGTTTTTCGTTAATGTTGGAATCTTCTCAGAAATATAATCACTTTCAGGACGGCCACGGCTGGCTTTGACAATACGCAACATTTCATCAGTATCCATTTTGCCGTACACTTCGGAAGATGAACCTTCATCTTTAAATTGCTGTGCCGCATAAAGGACAGAATAGCCAGAGTTCAACACTAGAGAATTCACTAAACCATCGGAAGAAAAGGCGACCATTGCAGGGTTAACACCACGGTGTTGGAAACTCGAACGCGCACCTAAAAAAGCAACTGCAATCACAAGCAATGCTACTACAGGACGTAATTTCCAGCTCATTGTGCGTAAATTTTTGACCGCATAACCAGATAGTTTCCAATAACAGAAGAAAGCCGTAACAGTAAAAATGAGGCTAAAAATGACCGCAGTTAAATGGCCTTCCATCAACATTGAAAAGACTTCTTTCGGATAAATGAGATATTCGATAAATAGACGGTTTGGACGGAAATCATAGGTTTCGATAAATGCGGGCGTAGCCAATTCCATAAATAGAATAAACACACTACCGAGAGTAAGCCAAATGCGTAAAATCATTTTCCAAATTCGGCTATGATGAAATAGCACCGTAAATAATGCTGGCACACCAAATAAGTAGCACAAGGCTACGATATCCATACGTAAGCCTTGTAAGAATAATTGCCCCCATCCCTCTACCGCAGATACGCGATCAGCTTGCCACAGTGCAAGACCAAGACGAGATAAGGTGAAAATA
This portion of the Haemophilus parainfluenzae T3T1 genome encodes:
- a CDS encoding LTA synthase family protein; the encoded protein is MKQTRSPLYPIFLFVIINLIIFTLSRLGLALWQADRVSAVEGWGQLFLQGLRMDIVALCYLFGVPALFTVLFHHSRIWKMILRIWLTLGSVFILFMELATPAFIETYDFRPNRLFIEYLIYPKEVFSMLMEGHLTAVIFSLIFTVTAFFCYWKLSGYAVKNLRTMSWKLRPVVALLVIAVAFLGARSSFQHRGVNPAMVAFSSDGLVNSLVLNSGYSVLYAAQQFKDEGSSSEVYGKMDTDEMLRIVKASRGRPESDYISEKIPTLTKNQATYQGKPKNIVIILEESFGAQFVGTLGGKPLSPEFDKLAKEGWLFENLYATGTRSVRGIEATTAGFTPTPARAVVKLNNSQSGFFTIADLLAKQGYNTSFIYGGEKHFDNMASFFYGNGFQTIIDQKDYQNPKFTATWGVSDEDLFDKANETFTQLQNEGKPFFSLVFSSSNHDPFEFPDGKIELYEQPKATRNNSAKYADYAIGHFFKLAKESNYWKDTVFLVIADHDSRAAGASLVPIKHFHIPALILGDHVEPRRDSRLVSQIDMPTTLLSIAGVSGNYPMIGFDLTQDANPDRAFMQFDQTQALMKGNHDVVIQTPNSKAKGYVYDKEKDTLTEKEVPEEMKKEALAHALLGSYLYKNRLYKGSEEK